The proteins below are encoded in one region of Limnochorda pilosa:
- a CDS encoding helix-turn-helix domain-containing protein produces MSLSGSREGRTAPLWPTLGERIRTERQRLHMTQSELAGSEMTKSFISQVEANLTRPSLRSLQVIAKRLNRPVSYFLDEPEPQAAAEDVSGFHLIRQVRELAARGAPREALATVSRALEEAPPHARAYRARLLSVQAELFAGTGRLEEAAESYASASEEWRAVGDVREQAALLLAWARFERDRGTAPGRVVRLLEQAVDRLRDAPQDEWLLPMLLAELGLAYARLGSDGPAVEHLRAALHTLDDLTDFARYGEVAVTLGRLLERAGDHDAARLMIERGLHFFQALGDRSRLVEGYLHLAWQLGRSAQLHDAGRVMEEAARVAGDGATGAHLRSEVLRGRAWLEALGGREDAAESLWTEALHQEPDPIERAHAHRELARLFLRSGRVEQGRAHLHQALDLLEAAGSDNAPLGPFRQELAGLYRGSGQDDQAASLLAGALEWFRTKGGAAAWTGESHDLWLLDLPSS; encoded by the coding sequence ATGTCCCTGTCCGGCAGCCGGGAAGGGCGAACGGCCCCGCTCTGGCCCACCCTCGGCGAGCGGATCCGCACGGAACGCCAGCGGCTTCACATGACCCAGTCGGAGCTGGCCGGCAGCGAGATGACCAAGAGCTTCATCAGCCAGGTCGAGGCCAACCTGACCCGCCCTTCCCTGCGCAGCCTTCAGGTCATCGCCAAGCGCCTCAACCGCCCGGTGAGCTACTTCCTCGACGAACCGGAGCCGCAGGCGGCCGCTGAGGATGTGTCGGGCTTCCACCTCATCCGGCAGGTGCGCGAGCTGGCGGCCCGCGGCGCGCCCCGAGAGGCGCTGGCCACCGTGAGCCGGGCCCTGGAAGAGGCTCCGCCCCACGCCAGGGCGTATCGGGCCCGCCTTCTGAGCGTGCAGGCCGAGCTTTTCGCCGGGACGGGCCGCCTGGAAGAGGCGGCCGAGAGCTACGCGAGCGCGAGCGAGGAGTGGCGGGCGGTGGGGGACGTGCGGGAGCAGGCCGCCCTCCTGCTGGCGTGGGCTCGCTTCGAGCGCGACCGGGGTACCGCGCCGGGTCGGGTCGTCCGGCTCCTGGAGCAGGCGGTGGATCGCCTGCGCGACGCACCCCAGGACGAGTGGTTGCTGCCCATGCTGCTGGCGGAGCTGGGCCTCGCCTACGCGCGTCTGGGCTCCGACGGTCCGGCGGTGGAACACCTTCGGGCCGCCCTGCACACCCTGGACGACCTGACCGACTTCGCCCGGTACGGCGAGGTGGCCGTTACCCTTGGCAGGCTCTTGGAACGGGCCGGCGATCACGACGCCGCCCGGCTCATGATCGAACGAGGGCTCCACTTCTTCCAGGCGCTGGGTGACCGATCGCGCCTGGTCGAGGGCTACCTCCACCTGGCGTGGCAGCTGGGCCGCTCGGCCCAGCTGCACGACGCCGGTCGGGTCATGGAGGAGGCGGCCCGCGTCGCCGGCGACGGGGCGACCGGCGCGCACCTCCGGTCCGAGGTGCTCCGCGGGCGTGCCTGGCTGGAAGCCCTGGGCGGGCGCGAGGATGCCGCGGAGAGCCTGTGGACCGAGGCGCTCCACCAGGAGCCCGACCCCATCGAACGGGCCCACGCCCACCGGGAGCTGGCACGGCTCTTCCTCCGATCCGGCCGGGTGGAGCAGGGGCGGGCGCACCTGCACCAGGCGCTGGACCTGCTGGAGGCTGCCGGCAGCGACAACGCGCCGCTGGGTCCTTTCCGCCAGGAGCTGGCCGGCCTCTACCGGGGTTCCGGTCAGGACGATCAGGCCGCCAGCCTCCTTGCGGGGGCGCTCGAGTGGTTCCGGACGAAGGGAGGGGCGGCAGCTTGGACCGGCGAGAGCCACGACCTCTGGCTGCTGGACCTCCCGAGCTCCTGA
- a CDS encoding aminotransferase class I/II-fold pyridoxal phosphate-dependent enzyme, producing the protein MREAERLAALAHGAAYARFLVNGTTAGLHALFMAETGPGRSVILPRNVHRSVIGGLVLSGARPRFVAPEFLEEAGVSTVPTPAALREALEQEPGAVAVLLTAPTYYGWLPDVLEAAEVARRAGVPLWVDEAHGSLLGFHPRLPPGALASGADAAVRSLHKGGGSLVQASLLLTGPGGPEADRVDAALELLQSSSPSPLLLASLDAARAWLASGARPRLERLVEEAERLRQDLNRIPGVQCWGAEVVGQAGIAAYDPTRIVFSVAGLGLTGLQAAAWLRKEHRLQVEMADLVQVVVVLSAADGRTSVGRILDAVRRLAGEARQPSEPMRLPPPPLPPAVLTPREAFLAPARSVSAAEAEGEVAAEMVAPYPPGIPVLVPGERITRESLEHLRRLRRAGARIQGTADPTGATVRVVDGSAGSPGRRRRREGG; encoded by the coding sequence CTGCGAGAGGCGGAGCGCTTGGCCGCCCTGGCTCACGGGGCTGCCTATGCCCGGTTCCTGGTGAACGGCACCACCGCGGGGCTGCATGCGCTGTTTATGGCGGAAACCGGCCCGGGCCGTTCGGTGATCCTCCCGCGCAACGTCCACCGGAGCGTCATCGGTGGCCTGGTCCTCTCGGGCGCCCGCCCGCGTTTCGTGGCCCCGGAGTTCCTGGAGGAGGCGGGCGTCTCCACGGTCCCCACGCCGGCGGCGCTGCGGGAAGCGCTGGAGCAGGAACCCGGCGCCGTGGCCGTCCTTCTGACCGCGCCCACCTACTACGGGTGGCTTCCAGACGTCCTCGAAGCAGCCGAGGTCGCCCGGAGGGCCGGGGTACCCCTCTGGGTGGATGAGGCCCACGGGTCCCTCCTGGGTTTCCACCCCCGCCTGCCCCCTGGGGCCCTGGCGTCGGGTGCGGATGCGGCCGTCCGCAGCCTCCACAAGGGGGGCGGCTCGCTCGTCCAGGCGTCCTTGCTCCTGACGGGGCCTGGAGGGCCCGAGGCCGATCGGGTCGATGCGGCCTTGGAGCTGCTCCAGTCCAGCAGCCCATCGCCGCTGCTTCTGGCTTCTCTGGACGCGGCCCGGGCCTGGCTGGCGTCGGGTGCCCGCCCCCGCCTGGAGCGGCTGGTGGAAGAGGCCGAGCGCCTCCGGCAAGACCTCAACCGCATTCCCGGGGTGCAGTGCTGGGGTGCGGAGGTGGTGGGGCAGGCGGGCATCGCCGCCTACGACCCCACCCGCATCGTCTTCTCGGTGGCCGGGCTGGGGCTCACCGGGCTCCAGGCGGCCGCCTGGCTGCGGAAGGAGCACCGGCTGCAGGTGGAGATGGCCGACTTGGTCCAGGTGGTGGTGGTCCTGTCGGCCGCCGACGGCCGCACCTCCGTGGGCAGGATCCTGGACGCGGTGCGTCGCCTGGCCGGCGAGGCGCGGCAGCCGTCGGAGCCCATGCGGCTTCCGCCGCCCCCGCTGCCGCCCGCGGTCCTGACCCCCAGGGAGGCCTTCCTGGCACCCGCGCGGAGCGTCTCCGCTGCGGAGGCCGAGGGTGAGGTAGCTGCCGAGATGGTGGCACCCTATCCCCCGGGGATCCCGGTGCTGGTGCCCGGTGAGAGGATCACCCGCGAGAGCCTCGAGCACCTCCGTCGTCTGAGGCGGGCCGGCGCTCGGATCCAGGGGACCGCCGACCCCACCGGGGCCACCGTGCGCGTCGTGGACGGCTCCGCCGGCTCGCCCGGCCGCCGGAGGCGCCGTGAAGGAGGCTGA